A section of the Hevea brasiliensis isolate MT/VB/25A 57/8 chromosome 17, ASM3005281v1, whole genome shotgun sequence genome encodes:
- the LOC131175337 gene encoding pentatricopeptide repeat-containing protein At1g31430-like, which translates to MMTLPTPSSACAATTIPGARTHFVNSQEFSLLSSLESCKSVREMKQIHAFIIKAKARKAPLPVQLLSAKITYVFQHFDFISSKENILSYACSLVKLCYHNHVFIFNSIIQSLAICKNSFRPTMGLYREMLLEGLLPDTYTVPYVLKACSESQSLREGQQIHAYSIKTSLASNVFVKNTLMRLYAVCGIIKSVEKVFDEGPDSDLISWTTLIQGYAKMDYSSEAINTFFRMNWRADEMTLVVVLSACSKLRDLDIGKKIHAYMDHHKIDFHSDVFLGNALLDMYLKCGQFDLARQVFDEMPIKNVVGWNSMISGLAQQGQSKESLDMFRMMQNMGLKPDSFTIVGVLNSCASLGVLELGEWIHSYINKNHIKADGYVGNALVDMYAKCGSIDQAFNVFQAMRCRDVYSYTAMIVGLAMHGEAKRALDIFSEMLIMGIKPDEVTFVGVLSACSHAGLVEEGRRHFEDMLRHYNLEPKKEHYGCMVDLMGRAGLISEALEFINKMPILPDASVWGSLLGACKIHAKVELGESVMEKLVEMEPSKDGAYILMSNIYSSANRWRDALRWRKAMKQNNMKKTPGCSSIEIDGMVHEFRKGEKSHPKSKELCKLLQELTHQLRDVGLDENIVSC; encoded by the coding sequence atgatgacTCTCCCAACTCCCTCCTCTGCTTGTGCTGCTACTACAATCCCAGGTGCACGTACCCATTTCGTTAATTCTCAAGAATTCTCTCTGCTTTCAAGTCTGGAATCATGCAAATCTGTGCGAGAAATGAAGCAAATCCATGCTTTTATTATCAAAGCCAAAGCCAGAAAAGCCCCTCTTCCAGTCCAGCTCCTAAGTGCTAAAATCACTTATGTCTTTCAACATTTTGATTTCATTAGCAGCAAGGAAAACATCCTCTCCTACGCTTGCTCCCTTGTCAAGCTCTGCTACCATAATCATGTCTTCATCTTTAATTCAATCATCCAGTCACTCGCAATTTGCAAGAACAGCTTCAGGCCTACGATGGGATTGTACCGGGAAATGTTGCTAGAAGGTCTCTTGCCTGATACATACACTGTTCCCTACGTTCTCAAGGCTTGCTCGGAATCCCAGTCTCTCAGAGAAGGCCAGCAGATTCATGCCTATTCCATCAAAACGAGTCTTGCGTCAAATGTGTTCGTCAAGAACACTCTGATGAGGCTTTATGCTGTTTGTGGAATTATCAAATCTGTTGAGAAGGTGTTCGATGAAGGTCCTGATAGTGATTTGATCTCCTGGACCACTCTTATCCAAGGATATGCCAAGATGGATTATAGCTCCGAAGCCATCAATACATTCTTTCGCATGAATTGGAGAGCCGACGAAATGACATTGGTGGTTGTACTTTCCGCTTGCTCTAAATTGAGAGATTTGGATATCGGTAAGAAAATTCATGCATATATGGATCATCACAAAATTGACTTCCATTCGGATGTCTTTCTGGGTAATGCATTGCTAGATATGTACTTAAAATGTGGCCAATTTGACTTGGCTCGTCAGGTGTTCGACGAGATGCCTATTAAGAATGTAGTTGGTTGGAATTCCATGATATCGGGGCTAGCGCAGCAAGGACAATCCAAAGAATCCCTAGACATGTTCCGCATGATGCAAAATATGGGTTTAAAGCCTGATTCCTTTACTATTGTTGGTGTGTTAAATTCATGTGCTAGTCTTGGAGTGCTAGAGCTGGGGGAGTGGATTCATTCTTATATTAACAAAAATCATATCAAGGCTGATGGGTATGTTGGGAACGCACTAGTGGATATGTATGCCAAGTGTGGAAGTATAGACCAAGCCTTCAATGTTTTCCAAGCAATGAGATGTAGAGATGTCTATTCTTATACGGCCATGATTGTTGGCTTAGCAATGCATGGTGAAGCAAAGAGAGCATTGGATATCTTCTCCGAGATGCTTATAATGGGCATAAAGCCAGACGAAGTAACATTTGTTGGTGTCCTTTCGGCCTGTAGTCATGCGGGACTTGTAGAGGAAGGGCGAAGACATTTTGAGGACATGTTGAGGCACTACAACCTAGAACCTAAAAAAGAGCATTATGGTTGTATGGTTGACCTTATGGGTCGTGCTGGGCTAATTAGTGAGGCACTAGAGTTCATAAATAAGATGCCAATTTTACCTGATGCTTCTGTTTGGGGATCACTTCTTGGAGCTTGCAAGATTCATGCTAAGGTTGAACTTGGTGAAAGTGTAATGGAAAAACTTGTAGAGATGGAACCTAGTAAAGATGGTGCATATATACTGATGTCAAATATATATTCCTCTGCAAATAGATGGAGAGATGCTTTGAGGTGGAGAAAGGCAATGAAACAAAATAACATGAAGAAGACTCCAGGTTGTAGTTCAATTGAAATTGATGGAATGGTTCATGAATTTCGCAAGGGTGAAAAGTCACATCCCAAAAGTAAAGAGCTATGCAAGTTGCTTCAAGAGCTGACACATCAGTTGAGAGACGTTGGATTGGACGAGAACATTGTGTCGTGTTGA